A DNA window from Actinomadura coerulea contains the following coding sequences:
- a CDS encoding universal stress protein, with translation MTVLIAYDGSDDARAAVEYVARHLRAGPTVIMTVWEPLLTQISWAPLAAAVPVAGRIDEGEQYEEEKQAERLARQGADIAAKAGLTDVAVRAERGGGPVWAAIVDVAEELNASLVVTGSRGLAGARSVILGSVSTRVLHHAHRPVLVVPPPKEDDEG, from the coding sequence ATGACAGTTCTCATCGCATACGACGGTTCCGACGACGCGCGGGCGGCCGTGGAGTACGTCGCCCGGCACCTGCGCGCCGGGCCGACCGTGATCATGACGGTGTGGGAGCCGCTGCTCACCCAGATCTCCTGGGCGCCGCTGGCCGCCGCGGTGCCCGTGGCGGGAAGGATCGACGAGGGCGAGCAGTACGAGGAGGAGAAGCAGGCGGAGCGGCTCGCCCGGCAGGGCGCCGACATCGCCGCCAAGGCGGGGCTGACCGACGTCGCGGTGCGCGCCGAGCGCGGCGGCGGGCCGGTGTGGGCCGCGATCGTGGACGTCGCGGAGGAGCTGAACGCCTCCCTCGTCGTCACCGGCTCGCGCGGCCTTGCGGGGGCCCGGTCGGTGATCCTGGGCAGCGTTTCCACCCGCGTGCTGCACCATGCCCACCGCCCGGTCCTGGTGGTGCCGCCGCCGAAGGAGGACGACGAGGGCTGA
- a CDS encoding TIGR03084 family metal-binding protein translates to MPDLKLLLADLAAEGDSVDALVVPLAPGRWADPTPAEGWTIAHQIAHLAWTDAQASVAATDAAAFAGIVEEALADPGGYVEAGAREGAREEPARLLARWREGRRRMVDALAAVPPGTRLPWFGPPMSAASMATARLMETWAHGEDVADALGERRAPTSRLRHVAHIGVRTRDFAFRNRGLEPPAEEFRVVLRGPDGDEWAWGPPDARQSVTGPALDFCHAVTQRRHRAGLDLTATGPDADRWLDVAQAFAGPPGTGRGPSRG, encoded by the coding sequence ATGCCGGACCTGAAGCTCCTGCTCGCCGACCTCGCCGCCGAGGGCGACTCCGTCGACGCCCTGGTCGTGCCGCTGGCCCCCGGGCGCTGGGCGGACCCGACCCCCGCCGAGGGCTGGACGATCGCGCACCAGATCGCGCACCTCGCCTGGACGGACGCGCAGGCGTCCGTCGCGGCCACCGACGCCGCCGCGTTCGCGGGGATCGTCGAGGAGGCCCTGGCCGACCCCGGCGGCTACGTGGAGGCCGGCGCGCGGGAGGGCGCCCGGGAGGAGCCCGCCCGCCTGCTCGCCCGCTGGCGGGAGGGGCGCCGGCGGATGGTGGACGCCCTCGCCGCCGTGCCGCCGGGCACCCGCCTGCCCTGGTTCGGCCCGCCGATGAGCGCCGCGTCCATGGCGACCGCGCGGCTCATGGAGACCTGGGCGCACGGCGAGGACGTCGCCGACGCGCTCGGCGAGCGCCGCGCGCCCACGTCCCGCCTCCGGCACGTCGCGCACATCGGCGTCCGCACCCGCGACTTCGCGTTCCGGAACCGGGGCCTGGAGCCTCCCGCCGAGGAGTTCCGCGTCGTCCTGCGGGGCCCGGACGGCGACGAGTGGGCCTGGGGGCCGCCGGACGCCCGCCAGTCGGTCACCGGCCCCGCCCTCGACTTCTGCCACGCGGTGACCCAGCGCCGCCACCGCGCCGGCCTGGACCTCACCGCGACCGGCCCCGACGCCGACCGCTGGCTGGACGTCGCGCAGGCCTTCGCGGGCCCGCCCGGCACCGGCCGCGGCCCGTCCCGCGGCTGA
- a CDS encoding AMP-binding protein has protein sequence MLDLATLHEAIAAAIPDRECLVWRERRATWREVADRTRRLANVLHAHGLGAHPRDGDGKAPEPWESPHDHLALYLHNGPEYLEGLVGAHKARVAPFNVNYRYVDDELAQLFTDARPAAVLYHARFADAIGRVADRLGTGPLLLQVADDSGTALLPGALDYEDALAKASCEPLPGRPSPHDLHILYTGGTTGLPKGVLWRIGDLMTGPLGMRRRDGTPVTDLGEAVERAVRGDVRVLVGPPLMHGGGTWSALGGWCGGGCVVFPDRVDGLDAADLMATAERERATRMPLVGDAFARPIVAALEARPHDLGSLRTLINSAAGISPGVKARLLELLPHARLVDVLGSSESGFQVTRHGPAARTFRAAPGTAVLSADRSRRLAPGEDELGWLAKGGDAIPLGYLGDPGKTASTFLTLDGERLVVAGDRARLLADGTVEVHGREATTINTGGEKVFAEEVETVLRGLPGVADALVVGRPSERWGTEIVAVVGPSGAPSDDELRAGCAAQLARYKIPKAFVRTDRGLRLPNGKADYAAARELLG, from the coding sequence ATGCTCGACCTGGCGACCCTGCACGAGGCCATCGCCGCCGCGATCCCCGACCGCGAGTGCCTGGTGTGGCGCGAGCGCCGGGCCACCTGGCGCGAGGTCGCCGACCGGACGCGGCGGCTGGCGAACGTCCTGCACGCCCACGGCCTCGGCGCGCACCCGCGGGACGGCGACGGCAAGGCGCCCGAGCCGTGGGAGTCGCCCCACGACCATCTCGCCCTCTACCTGCACAACGGGCCCGAGTACCTGGAGGGCCTGGTCGGCGCGCACAAGGCCCGGGTCGCGCCGTTCAACGTCAACTACCGGTACGTGGACGACGAGCTGGCCCAGCTGTTCACCGACGCCCGGCCGGCCGCCGTCCTCTACCACGCGCGGTTCGCGGACGCGATCGGCCGGGTGGCCGACAGGCTCGGCACCGGCCCGCTCCTGCTCCAGGTGGCGGACGATTCGGGCACCGCCCTCCTCCCCGGCGCGCTCGACTACGAGGACGCGCTCGCCAAGGCGTCCTGCGAGCCCCTCCCGGGCCGTCCGAGCCCGCACGACCTGCACATCCTCTACACAGGGGGCACGACGGGGCTCCCGAAGGGCGTGCTGTGGCGGATCGGCGACCTGATGACCGGCCCGCTCGGCATGCGGCGCCGCGACGGCACGCCCGTCACCGACCTCGGCGAGGCCGTCGAACGGGCCGTCCGCGGCGACGTCCGCGTGCTGGTCGGGCCGCCGCTCATGCACGGCGGGGGCACGTGGTCGGCGCTCGGCGGCTGGTGCGGCGGCGGCTGCGTGGTGTTCCCCGACCGGGTGGACGGCCTGGACGCCGCCGACCTGATGGCCACCGCCGAGCGCGAGCGCGCCACCCGGATGCCGCTGGTCGGGGACGCGTTCGCCCGCCCGATCGTCGCGGCCCTGGAGGCGCGCCCGCACGACCTGGGCTCGCTGCGGACGCTGATCAACTCCGCCGCGGGCATCAGCCCCGGCGTGAAGGCGCGGCTCCTCGAACTGCTCCCCCACGCCCGGCTCGTGGACGTCCTCGGATCCTCCGAGAGCGGGTTCCAGGTCACCCGGCACGGCCCGGCCGCGCGGACGTTCCGCGCGGCACCGGGCACGGCCGTGCTCAGCGCGGACAGGTCCCGGCGGCTCGCGCCCGGCGAGGACGAGCTCGGCTGGCTGGCCAAGGGCGGCGACGCGATCCCGCTCGGCTACCTCGGCGACCCGGGGAAGACGGCGTCCACCTTCCTCACCCTGGACGGCGAGCGCCTCGTCGTCGCGGGCGACCGGGCCCGGCTCCTCGCCGACGGCACCGTCGAGGTGCACGGGCGCGAGGCCACCACGATCAACACCGGCGGCGAGAAGGTGTTCGCGGAGGAGGTCGAGACCGTCCTGCGCGGCCTGCCCGGCGTCGCCGACGCGCTCGTGGTCGGCCGGCCGAGCGAGCGCTGGGGGACGGAGATCGTCGCGGTGGTCGGCCCGTCCGGCGCCCCCTCCGACGACGAGCTGCGCGCCGGTTGCGCCGCCCAGCTGGCCCGCTACAAGATCCCGAAGGCGTTCGTGCGGACCGACCGCGGGCTGCGGCTGCCGAACGGCAAGGCCGACTACGCCGCCGCGCGCGAGCTGCTCGGCTGA
- a CDS encoding class I SAM-dependent methyltransferase, with the protein MPPVLRPRGEVTRGTTAPNRLRRIDRWIAATQAAALRSAARPLAVDLGYGASPVTTFELYSRLRPVSPRLEVVGIEIEPARVAAGVAFAAATGPHEGLSFRRGGFELPVPRPPVLVRAFNVLRQYDEAAAWQAWDDLRARLAPSGVLVEGTCDEIGRRAVWVTLTGDGPRTITFAAHVRSLDRPSALAERLPKTLIHRNVPGEPVHEFLTAFDRCWATAAPHSAFGPRTRWVEAVSLLARNHPVLARPPYGGRNRWRLGEVTLPWSAVAPSR; encoded by the coding sequence GTGCCCCCTGTTTTGAGGCCGCGGGGGGAGGTGACCCGCGGCACGACCGCCCCCAACCGGCTGCGCCGGATCGACCGCTGGATCGCCGCCACCCAGGCCGCCGCGCTGCGCTCCGCCGCGCGGCCGCTGGCCGTCGACCTCGGCTACGGCGCGTCCCCGGTCACCACCTTCGAGCTGTACTCGCGGCTCCGCCCGGTGTCGCCGCGCCTGGAGGTCGTCGGCATCGAGATCGAGCCCGCCCGGGTCGCCGCAGGGGTCGCCTTCGCCGCCGCGACCGGCCCCCACGAAGGGCTGTCGTTCCGGCGCGGCGGCTTCGAGCTGCCGGTGCCGCGCCCGCCGGTGCTGGTGCGGGCGTTCAACGTGCTGCGGCAGTACGACGAGGCGGCGGCGTGGCAGGCCTGGGACGATCTGCGCGCGCGCCTCGCCCCGTCCGGCGTCCTGGTCGAGGGGACGTGCGACGAGATCGGCCGCCGCGCCGTCTGGGTGACGCTCACCGGGGACGGCCCCCGGACCATCACGTTCGCCGCCCATGTGCGCTCGCTCGACCGGCCGTCCGCGCTGGCCGAGCGGCTGCCCAAGACGCTGATCCACCGGAACGTCCCCGGCGAGCCCGTCCACGAGTTCCTGACCGCGTTCGACCGCTGCTGGGCGACCGCGGCGCCGCACTCGGCGTTCGGCCCCCGCACGCGCTGGGTCGAGGCGGTGTCGCTCCTGGCGCGAAACCACCCCGTCTTGGCGCGGCCCCCGTACGGCGGCCGGAACCGTTGGCGCCTCGGCGAGGTCACTCTTCCCTGGAGCGCCGTCGCGCCCTCGCGGTGA
- a CDS encoding SDR family NAD(P)-dependent oxidoreductase, which produces MRKTAIVTGASSGIGAATARRLAAEGFNVVLAARRRDRLDALAAEIAESVPGAGRVAAFTLDVTSQESVDGLAAAVGACHVLVNNAGGALGLDSVATADLDDWRSMYESNVIGLVRVTKAILPKLVESGAGHVVNITSLAGHVPYEGGGGYNAAKHAAYAVNEVLRLELVSEPVRVTEIAPGLVRTEEFSLVRFRGDEEKAAKPYEGVPEPLVADDVADCVAWAVTRPPHVNIDRIDVQPRVQAAPHKLHRE; this is translated from the coding sequence ATGCGCAAGACGGCGATAGTGACCGGAGCAAGCAGCGGCATCGGCGCCGCCACGGCGAGGCGCCTGGCGGCCGAGGGGTTCAACGTCGTGCTCGCCGCGCGGCGGCGCGACCGCCTCGACGCCCTGGCCGCGGAGATCGCCGAGAGCGTGCCGGGCGCGGGGAGGGTGGCGGCCTTCACCCTGGACGTGACCTCGCAGGAGTCGGTGGACGGGCTCGCGGCGGCCGTCGGCGCCTGCCACGTCCTGGTGAACAACGCCGGCGGGGCGCTCGGCCTGGACAGCGTCGCGACCGCCGACCTGGACGACTGGCGGTCGATGTACGAGAGCAACGTCATCGGCCTGGTCCGCGTCACCAAGGCGATCCTGCCGAAGCTGGTCGAGAGCGGCGCGGGCCACGTCGTCAACATCACCTCGCTGGCCGGGCACGTCCCCTACGAGGGCGGCGGCGGGTACAACGCGGCCAAGCACGCCGCCTACGCGGTCAACGAGGTGCTGCGCCTGGAACTGGTCTCCGAGCCCGTCCGGGTCACCGAGATCGCTCCGGGCCTGGTGAGGACCGAGGAGTTCTCGCTGGTCCGCTTCCGCGGGGACGAGGAGAAGGCCGCCAAGCCGTACGAGGGCGTCCCCGAACCGCTGGTCGCCGACGACGTCGCGGACTGCGTGGCCTGGGCCGTCACCCGCCCGCCGCACGTCAACATCGACCGCATCGACGTCCAGCCGCGCGTCCAGGCCGCCCCGCACAAGCTTCACCGCGAGTAG
- the mshA gene encoding D-inositol-3-phosphate glycosyltransferase, producing the protein MSRRISRVATVSVHTSPLDQPGTGDAGGLNVYVVEVAKRLAARGVEVDIFTRATSRALPPLVELTPGVLVRNVVAGPFEELDKAELPRHLCGFTSGVLRAEATHEPGHYDLLHTHYWLSGQAGWAAKERWGVPLVHSMHTMAKVKNAALADDDKPEPPERVLGEEQVVASADQLVANTAKEAGELVDLYGADPSRVATVSPGVDLSLFRPESPLIARGTGLLPHRTGPARRRLGLPRDAYVLLFVGRIQPLKAPDVLLRAVARMLADDPAMRSRLVVAVVGGPSGSGLCRPAGLQLLAAELGISDVMRFEPPAPQRELADWYRAADVTVVPSRSESFGLVAAESQACGTPVVASRVGGLCTAVADGESGVLIPGHDPADYAAVLRRLHAEPGLHARLARGAVRHANDFGWDATVDRLLDVYTGAMPVPTAAVQATV; encoded by the coding sequence GTGTCGCGTCGTATCAGCCGGGTTGCGACAGTCAGTGTGCATACGTCCCCTCTGGACCAACCGGGCACCGGCGACGCGGGCGGGCTGAACGTCTACGTGGTCGAGGTCGCCAAGCGGCTCGCCGCCCGAGGCGTCGAGGTGGACATCTTCACCCGCGCGACCTCGCGGGCCCTTCCGCCCCTGGTGGAGCTCACGCCGGGCGTCCTCGTCCGCAACGTGGTCGCCGGTCCGTTCGAGGAGCTCGACAAGGCCGAGCTCCCCCGGCACCTGTGCGGCTTCACCTCCGGCGTGCTGCGGGCCGAGGCGACCCACGAGCCCGGCCACTACGACCTCCTCCACACGCACTACTGGCTCTCCGGCCAGGCGGGCTGGGCGGCCAAGGAGCGGTGGGGCGTCCCGCTCGTCCACTCGATGCACACGATGGCCAAGGTCAAGAACGCGGCCCTCGCCGACGACGACAAGCCCGAGCCGCCCGAGCGCGTCCTCGGCGAGGAGCAGGTCGTGGCGTCGGCCGACCAGCTCGTCGCCAACACCGCCAAGGAGGCCGGCGAACTCGTCGACCTCTACGGCGCCGACCCCTCCCGCGTCGCGACCGTCAGCCCCGGCGTCGACCTGTCGCTGTTCCGCCCCGAGTCGCCCCTCATCGCCCGCGGCACCGGCCTCCTCCCGCACCGGACCGGCCCCGCCCGCCGCCGCCTCGGCCTGCCCCGCGACGCCTACGTGCTGCTGTTCGTCGGCCGCATCCAGCCGCTGAAGGCGCCCGACGTGCTGCTGCGCGCCGTCGCCCGCATGCTCGCCGACGACCCGGCGATGCGCTCGCGCCTCGTCGTCGCCGTCGTCGGCGGCCCGAGCGGCTCCGGGCTGTGCCGCCCCGCCGGCCTGCAACTCCTCGCCGCCGAACTCGGCATCTCCGACGTCATGCGCTTCGAGCCGCCGGCTCCGCAGCGCGAGCTGGCCGACTGGTACCGCGCCGCGGACGTCACCGTCGTCCCGTCCCGCAGCGAGTCGTTCGGACTCGTGGCCGCCGAGTCCCAGGCCTGCGGGACCCCGGTGGTGGCGTCCCGCGTCGGGGGCCTGTGCACGGCGGTCGCCGACGGCGAGTCCGGCGTGCTGATCCCCGGCCACGACCCCGCAGACTACGCCGCCGTCCTGCGGCGCCTGCACGCCGAGCCCGGCCTGCACGCCCGCCTCGCCCGCGGCGCCGTCCGGCACGCGAACGACTTCGGCTGGGACGCCACCGTCGACCGCCTTCTCGACGTGTATACCGGTGCCATGCCGGTGCCGACCGCGGCCGTGCAGGCCACCGTTTGA
- a CDS encoding YbjN domain-containing protein, with the protein MTVAETIRETLRSNELEFEEPRENAFFVKLPGQHKLATMTWLIAADHSLHVEAFFCRRPDENHAEFYRFLLEKNGRMYGVAFALDDVGDVHLVGKVPLESVSPDEIDRLLGCVLTYSDENFDKALERGFKSSIQREWDWRVKRGESLANLQAFASFADPANRE; encoded by the coding sequence GTGACCGTCGCCGAGACCATCCGCGAGACGCTGAGGTCCAACGAGCTGGAGTTCGAGGAGCCGCGCGAGAACGCGTTCTTCGTCAAGCTGCCCGGACAGCACAAGCTCGCCACCATGACGTGGCTCATCGCCGCGGACCACTCGCTGCACGTCGAGGCGTTCTTCTGCCGCCGCCCCGACGAGAACCACGCCGAGTTCTACCGGTTCCTCCTGGAGAAGAACGGCCGCATGTACGGGGTCGCCTTCGCGCTGGACGACGTCGGCGACGTCCACCTCGTCGGGAAGGTCCCGCTCGAATCGGTGTCCCCGGACGAGATCGACCGCCTCCTCGGCTGCGTCCTCACCTACTCCGACGAGAACTTCGACAAGGCGCTGGAGCGCGGGTTCAAGTCGTCCATCCAGCGCGAATGGGACTGGCGCGTCAAGCGCGGCGAGAGCCTCGCCAACCTCCAGGCCTTCGCCTCCTTCGCGGACCCGGCCAACCGCGAGTGA
- a CDS encoding phosphoglyceromutase: protein MATLVLLRHGESVWNAEGLFTGWVDVDLSAKGESEATKGGDLLLDADITPDVLHTSLLKRAIRTANIALDVADLLWIPVKRSWRLNERHYGALQGKNKAQTREEFGEEQFMTWRRSYDTPPPPIKDDDPLSQVNDLRYAELPSELIPRSECLADVVDRMLPYWYDSIIPDLAAGKTVMVAAHGNSLRALVKHLDDISDEKIVGLNIPTGIPLVYELDDDFSPLKRGGEYLDPAAAKAAIEAVKNQGAAKGGDAAKPAAKSPAPKDERKPRRGKRK from the coding sequence ATGGCGACCCTGGTATTGCTCCGGCATGGCGAAAGCGTCTGGAACGCGGAAGGGCTGTTCACCGGCTGGGTGGACGTCGACCTCTCCGCGAAGGGCGAGAGCGAGGCGACCAAGGGCGGCGATCTGCTGCTCGACGCCGACATCACCCCCGACGTGCTGCACACCTCCCTGCTGAAGCGGGCCATCCGCACCGCCAACATCGCCCTCGACGTGGCCGACCTGCTCTGGATCCCGGTGAAGCGCTCCTGGCGCCTCAACGAGCGCCACTACGGCGCCCTCCAGGGCAAGAACAAGGCGCAGACGCGCGAGGAGTTCGGCGAAGAGCAGTTCATGACCTGGCGCCGGTCCTACGACACCCCGCCGCCGCCCATCAAGGACGACGACCCCCTGTCGCAGGTCAACGACCTGCGCTACGCCGAGCTGCCGTCCGAGCTGATCCCGCGCTCGGAGTGCCTCGCCGACGTCGTCGACCGCATGCTGCCGTACTGGTACGACTCGATCATCCCCGACCTGGCCGCCGGCAAGACCGTCATGGTCGCCGCGCACGGCAACTCCCTGCGGGCCCTGGTCAAGCACCTGGACGACATCTCCGACGAGAAGATCGTCGGCCTGAACATCCCGACCGGCATCCCGCTCGTCTACGAGCTGGACGACGACTTCTCCCCGCTCAAGCGCGGCGGCGAGTACCTCGACCCGGCCGCCGCCAAGGCCGCCATCGAGGCCGTCAAGAACCAGGGCGCCGCGAAGGGCGGAGACGCCGCCAAGCCCGCCGCGAAGAGCCCCGCCCCGAAGGACGAGCGCAAGCCCAGGCGCGGCAAGCGCAAGTAG
- a CDS encoding MarR family winged helix-turn-helix transcriptional regulator: MCKLVHRFAQRLDAHARRVADEVGMTAGQVVALRELSEPITARELAHRMACEASNATFLIDRLEGQGLVERRPHPTDRRAKQIVLTPEGERCRAGVLQRLDADSPLTALAPAQQESLRDLLRALLGESV; encoded by the coding sequence GTGTGCAAGCTGGTCCACCGGTTCGCGCAGCGGCTCGACGCGCACGCCCGCCGCGTCGCCGACGAGGTGGGCATGACCGCCGGCCAGGTCGTCGCGCTGCGCGAGCTGTCGGAGCCGATCACGGCGCGCGAGCTCGCCCACCGCATGGCGTGCGAGGCGTCGAACGCGACCTTCCTGATCGACCGCCTCGAAGGGCAGGGCCTCGTCGAGCGCCGCCCCCACCCGACCGACCGCCGCGCGAAGCAGATCGTCCTCACTCCGGAGGGCGAACGCTGCCGCGCCGGCGTCCTCCAACGGCTCGACGCCGACTCGCCGCTGACCGCGCTCGCACCGGCTCAGCAGGAGTCCCTGCGCGACCTTCTCCGGGCGCTCCTGGGGGAGTCCGTCTAG
- a CDS encoding WD40/YVTN/BNR-like repeat-containing protein: MRPMPAVVRAMAAAAVCGAVAAASLAVPGTASARATPGAHRPAWRLTPTGSEARFRGLAAVGREAAWLAGSGGTVLRTTDGGRTWRDVAPAGAAGLEFRDIKAFDARRAVVLAIGEGDASRLYRTSDGGATWTLGFGNDDPRAFYDCVTFFDSRHGLAVSDPVDGRFRIISTDDAGRSWRVLPSGGMPPALDGEAAFAASGQCLVSHGPRDVWLATGGASRSRVFHSGDRGLTWTVADTPLPSSPSQGVFAVAFRDARHGVAVGGDYRQGQPSPAAAATTSDGGRTWRPARRPPAEYRSGAVWPAYAGPSALPAYAGPAALAVGPTGSDGTLDGGRTWTRFDTGSFDTVDCAPDGGCWAAGEKGRAARLTFTR, from the coding sequence ATGAGACCGATGCCGGCGGTGGTCCGGGCGATGGCGGCGGCCGCGGTGTGCGGAGCGGTGGCGGCGGCGTCCCTCGCGGTGCCGGGCACCGCGTCGGCGCGGGCGACGCCGGGGGCGCACCGGCCCGCCTGGCGGCTCACCCCGACCGGCAGCGAGGCGCGATTCCGCGGCCTGGCCGCGGTCGGCCGCGAGGCCGCCTGGCTGGCGGGCTCCGGCGGGACCGTGCTGCGGACGACCGACGGCGGCCGCACGTGGCGCGACGTCGCCCCGGCCGGCGCGGCGGGCCTGGAGTTCCGCGACATCAAGGCGTTCGACGCGCGGCGGGCCGTCGTGCTGGCCATCGGGGAGGGAGACGCGTCCCGCCTCTACCGGACCTCCGACGGCGGCGCCACCTGGACGCTCGGCTTCGGGAACGACGATCCCAGGGCGTTCTACGACTGCGTCACGTTCTTCGACTCCCGGCACGGGCTGGCGGTCAGCGACCCCGTGGACGGCCGGTTCCGGATCATCTCGACCGACGACGCGGGCCGCAGCTGGCGGGTCCTGCCGTCCGGGGGCATGCCTCCGGCGCTGGACGGCGAGGCGGCGTTCGCCGCCAGCGGGCAGTGCCTGGTGAGCCACGGGCCGCGGGACGTGTGGCTGGCGACGGGCGGGGCGTCCCGCTCGCGCGTGTTCCATTCCGGGGACCGCGGCCTCACCTGGACGGTCGCCGACACCCCGCTGCCGTCCAGTCCGTCCCAGGGCGTGTTCGCGGTGGCGTTCCGCGACGCCCGGCACGGCGTCGCGGTCGGCGGCGACTACCGGCAGGGGCAGCCGTCCCCGGCGGCCGCGGCGACGACCAGCGACGGGGGCCGCACGTGGCGTCCGGCGCGCCGCCCGCCGGCCGAGTACCGGTCGGGGGCGGTCTGGCCGGCGTACGCGGGCCCCTCGGCGCTGCCGGCGTACGCGGGCCCGGCCGCGCTGGCGGTGGGCCCCACGGGCAGCGACGGCACCCTCGACGGAGGCCGCACGTGGACCCGCTTCGACACCGGGAGCTTCGACACCGTCGACTGCGCGCCCGACGGCGGCTGCTGGGCCGCGGGCGAGAAGGGCCGCGCCGCCCGCCTCACCTTCACTCGCTAG
- the phoU gene encoding phosphate signaling complex protein PhoU yields the protein MRDAYHEELDSLTDSLVEMTRLVRSAMARAVTALLDADLRLSEEVISGDEHVNKIDADIEATVFDLMARQQPVAGDLRTLITALRMSGDLERMGDLAVHIAKTARRRHPESAVPPELQATVLEMGQIAERMIAKTGSVIASQDVEMGLELDADDDQMDRLHRRLFDILLSPKWRHGVEPAVDITLAGRYFERFADHAVHVAENVVYLVTGQRPEEIVDTP from the coding sequence GTGCGCGACGCCTACCACGAGGAACTCGACTCCCTCACCGACAGCCTGGTGGAGATGACCCGCCTCGTCCGGTCCGCGATGGCCCGCGCGGTGACCGCCCTCCTGGACGCCGACCTGCGGCTGTCGGAGGAGGTCATCAGCGGGGACGAGCACGTCAACAAGATCGACGCCGACATCGAGGCGACGGTGTTCGACCTGATGGCCCGCCAGCAGCCGGTCGCTGGCGACCTGCGGACCCTGATCACCGCGCTGCGGATGAGCGGCGACCTGGAGCGCATGGGCGACCTCGCCGTGCACATCGCCAAGACGGCCCGGCGCCGCCACCCCGAGTCGGCCGTCCCGCCCGAGCTGCAGGCGACCGTGCTGGAGATGGGGCAGATCGCCGAGCGGATGATCGCCAAGACCGGCAGCGTCATCGCGTCCCAGGACGTGGAGATGGGCCTGGAACTGGACGCCGACGACGACCAGATGGACCGCCTGCACCGCCGCCTGTTCGACATCCTGCTGTCCCCGAAGTGGCGGCACGGCGTCGAGCCGGCCGTGGACATCACGCTCGCCGGGCGCTACTTCGAGCGCTTCGCCGACCACGCCGTGCACGTCGCGGAGAACGTCGTCTACCTGGTCACCGGCCAGCGTCCCGAAGAGATCGTCGACACGCCCTGA
- a CDS encoding sensor histidine kinase produces the protein MEVEIIASLTGLAGLAIGLATGLAVRVSERAQRTAVAANPVGSLPPGVASVLSVLRSSAVVVDGEDRVLRASSAARAYGLVSGDHLVVDEVIAMTRLVRRDGEIRETEIQIGPNGARRRADGRWFAVRVAPLGSHGLVLVLAEDLTDMRRTEAIRRDFVANVSHELKTPVGALSLLAETVEGAADDPDAVRRFAGRMQYESVRLNNLVQDLMTLSRVQGDEPLPELTPVTLEEVMAEALERCQIKAVAKDIQLAAGGEDGLRVRADQELLVTALRNLVDNAVAYSPEHTRVVVSTRRCDETHVEINVTDQGIGIPEAEIERIFERFYRVDPARSRQTGGTGLGLAIVKHVTSKHGGDVTVWSKEGHGSTFTIRLPLIDTPRRPAAGATAFPAPQNTAREATP, from the coding sequence GTGGAGGTCGAGATTATCGCGAGCCTGACAGGGCTCGCCGGGCTCGCGATCGGGCTCGCGACTGGATTGGCGGTGCGGGTGAGCGAGCGAGCCCAGCGGACGGCGGTAGCGGCGAACCCGGTGGGCAGCCTCCCGCCGGGCGTCGCCTCGGTCCTGAGCGTCCTGCGGTCCTCGGCCGTCGTGGTGGACGGCGAGGACCGGGTCCTGCGGGCCAGCTCGGCGGCGCGGGCGTACGGACTCGTCAGCGGCGACCACCTCGTCGTGGACGAGGTGATCGCGATGACCCGGCTGGTCCGCCGCGACGGGGAGATCCGCGAGACCGAGATACAGATCGGCCCGAACGGCGCCCGCCGCCGGGCCGACGGGCGCTGGTTCGCGGTCCGCGTCGCGCCGCTCGGGTCGCACGGGCTCGTCCTCGTGCTCGCCGAGGACCTCACCGACATGCGCCGCACCGAGGCGATCCGCCGCGACTTCGTGGCGAACGTCAGCCACGAGCTGAAGACCCCGGTGGGCGCGCTGTCCCTGCTCGCCGAGACGGTCGAGGGCGCCGCCGACGACCCCGACGCCGTCCGCCGGTTCGCCGGCCGGATGCAGTACGAGTCGGTGCGGCTGAACAACCTCGTCCAGGACCTGATGACGCTGTCGCGCGTCCAGGGGGACGAGCCGCTGCCCGAGCTCACCCCCGTCACCCTCGAGGAGGTCATGGCCGAGGCGCTCGAACGGTGCCAGATCAAGGCGGTCGCCAAGGACATCCAGCTCGCGGCCGGCGGTGAGGACGGGCTGCGCGTCCGCGCCGACCAGGAGCTGCTGGTCACCGCGCTGCGCAACCTCGTCGACAACGCCGTCGCCTACAGCCCCGAGCACACCCGGGTCGTCGTCTCCACCCGCCGGTGCGACGAGACGCACGTCGAGATCAACGTGACCGACCAGGGCATCGGCATCCCGGAGGCCGAGATCGAGCGGATCTTCGAGCGGTTCTACCGGGTCGACCCCGCCCGCTCCCGCCAGACCGGCGGCACCGGCCTCGGCCTCGCCATCGTCAAGCACGTCACCAGCAAGCACGGCGGCGACGTCACGGTGTGGAGCAAGGAGGGGCACGGGTCCACGTTCACGATCCGGCTCCCCCTGATCGACACGCCGCGCCGCCCGGCGGCCGGCGCCACCGCGTTTCCAGCCCCACAGAACACCGCCCGGGAGGCAACACCGTGA